cagacacagctgattctccagccagttggcctggaggtcaaatccccctagtattaactacaacaatcaaggcttaactacaacaagactgtgcacaaagaccactagggggtgcaccaagaaagcataaaaaatacggagacaaagaaacaggacaaaactgtcaatggaggatattgagttcagaaccacacttttaaggtctctcaagaactgtctagaagccaccgataaagttattgagatctacaagaaatctaatgagaccctcgatgttatgataaagaaccaactagaaattaagcatacatggactgaaataaagaatatacagactcccaacagcagaccagcggagcgcaagaatcaaggcaaagatttgaaatacaaagaagcaaaaaacacccaaccagaaaagcaaaatgaaaaaagaatctgaaaatacgaagatagtgtaaggagcctctgggacagcttaaagtgtaccaacatcagaattataggggtgccagaagatgagagagagcaagatattgaaaacctttttgaagaaataatgacagaaaacttcccgtacctggtaaaagaaatagacttacaagtccaggaagagaagagaaccccaaacaaaaggaatccaaagaggaccacaccaagacacgtcataattaaaatgccaagagcaaaagacaaagagaaaatcttaaaaacagcaagagaaagaaactcagttacctacaagggaatacccatacgactgtcagcttatttctcaacagaaactttgcaggtcagaagggaacatcaagaaatattcaaagtgatgaatgccaagaacctacaaccaagattactttatccagcaaagctatcattcagaattgaaggtcagataaagagcttcacagataaggaaaagctaaaggagttcatcaccaccaaaccagtattatatgaaatgctgaaaggtatcctttaagaagaggaagaagaagaaaaaggtaaagatactaattatgaacaacaaatatgcatctatcagtaagtgaatctaagaatcaagtgaataaataatctgatgaacagaatgaactggtgattataatagaatcaggaacatagaaagggaatggactcactattcttggtggggaaagggctgtgggagatgcggaaagagactggacaaaaattgtgcacctatggatgaggacagtgggggggtaagggcagagggtggggtgggaactgggtggaggggagctatggggggcaaaaaagaggaacaaatgtaataatctgaacaataaagatttaataaataaaattaaaaaaaaaaagaaatggggtaAGGGCCAGTGGTGGAgagcagcagaaaaaaaaaaaaagaagaaaaaaaaagattcctgaAAACCAGAGAGTTGACCCTCACCCAGGATGTTATAGTaaagggaaaagaagaagtaagtAGCTTGACTTTCAGTTTAAAATGCTCAGTTGACCATTTATTTCTACTTGCTCCCCCAACCATCCTAAAAGGCACTATAGGAGTACAAAAGAAGTTAACAAGGGCAAAGACAATAGCGAGGGGTGGAGGTAAAATTGATGATATTTTGCAAAACTTTTTTTATATGGAAAGCAGAGTGAAGTGTTTTCCagaaaaataagacaatgaaATACAAACTAAGTTTGTgaaaaggggaaaacaaaaaagaagcagGTCCATTCATCCAGTAGAACCATTGGGAGACTCAGCATGTGGAGGTGCCAGCCACCATAGGAAGTGTAAGGGTATTGGTGAAAAGTTTGTATACAGAGCAGTTAGGCACCAAGAGTCCCCTGCATTTTCTGTGTAGCTAAGGAAATACCTGTTTCACAAGTAGGGTGACCACTTGGCCAAGGATTGTCCCAGATTAAAACTGGGACAATCCTCAGTCATCTCCTCAGTCATCTCTCAAGCCAGGATGTTCTTCGCTCTGTCCACATTCCACCAACCCACCACAATAACCGGAGACAAGACTTTATTCCCTTTAAAAGTATTAAGCTGGGAAAGCTCTAGGTTTTAGGACTACAGATACAAAGTTTATAGCACaagaagagtgagggagagaaaaataaaaaattactaaagGAAAGTCAAAGATAGATATACTTGAGAAGAACTTTCACTATgagagaaataaacagaaaaaaaggaattttgagaaaaacagagatcatatagagaaaacaaaacaaaaaagacccctATAATGTTTATCTTTAGAAAATAGAACATAATACTAAAGAAGAAGAGGATACTATATAAAATACAAGTATAAGAAAGGGCTCCTAGAATATAATTTTAGGACTAGCAAAAGTAAATTTATACATAAATTgacaaaaaatgaagaaatatccacaaaaatataaaaaataagcccCAAAGTTGGAAAATTAGCAAGTTAAGAAATTTAAAGGATTAATTCAGGAATCCCATGTCTGAATATAAGAGATCCCTAAAGATAGAGTAAGGGAAACATAGATAAAcaaattgtaaaagaaaatataagaaaatctgCCAGAACTGAAGGATTTGTCTCTGCAGTTAGAAGTCTCTAAGTACAAAGCACATGAACATATAAAAGAACACCCACAGCAAGACACCTTGCATCCAAAGGTGGGTAGTTTGGATGTTGGAAGGTTAAGATTCCATGGCATAGTTATTGGGATGGATAATACTTTGTATTTAAGATTCAAGAGGGAAGACATTTAAACATCCATGAAACTCAGAAAGATAGAAATTGGACCATGGGCGAAAGTTACATTGTTAGTTTAAGGTTAGACATATAGTTCAACAGTTAAATATTAAGTTGGTAAGGCTCTGTTCACTATCCCTAGAAATTGTCAAGCTATATTTCAATGCCCATCAATTAATAATGTTATGGTGAAGATTCCCTCAATAGGTAACCTCTTCGGTGCCTTCTAATCTATAAGTTTTTTTTTGACTCAGTCACATAACTATCACATTTGGGAGAGTCATTCCTAAATGCTTCTCTGACATATGTCTCAGGACAAATGGACAAAAAAGTAAGAATAAAGGGCCTTAGATAATCACTAAGGTAGAATTTAGGACTATAAATGCAGATCTCTTACAGTTGTAAAATAGATGTTTTCTTCTCATAATTCCTTTAAAAGACATATGAATCTATATAGCAAAATTTATGATTCTGTATTTTGGGGATTATAGCACCtgtacatttaatatatataacaaTATCATAGTAGGGGCATAAGTGTAACTGTACCTTACATTTTATGTAGAGTGTTATAATATCAACACTTAGTAGATTGTGATAATTCAAGAGTACATATTATAATCCCAGTAGCGAGCACTAAAATAATCCCCAAAGATATATCTAAGTGCCATTAAAGGTATTgtaattggaaataaaaatattaattaatccagcaaaaaagtagaaaatggAGCATAGAAGAACAGAACTATGAATAGGACAaagtaaaaagatagaaaaatgatgcacctaaataaatttttaaaaaatcaataatcataGTCTTTGTAAATGGACCAAACACTCCAATTAAAAGAGATTATCAGACCAACTCTATGATGTCTACATGTTATGTACTTATAAAGACAAACTGAAATTAAATTGTTATAACATGCAAACAATAACCTTTAAGAAACCTGGAGGTGTTCTGTAACATTAGAAATCGCAGACTTATGGCAAGAAATATTACAAGATGTAGAGACTTTCCAGATATTCCAGGATAGCCTCCCATCTCAAGAGCCATAtcttaatgctcaggagcccaggtataggggacagttaggttcagggcctcagggctGGTAGACCTAAAGCCCTTTTCGCCATGTGAGGTAGCAGTCACAGGTTCTGGGAAGTAGGGTGCagatttttggggggtggggtgggtgggtattAGCTACCACAACCTATAATTAAAAACTCTCACAAAGAAAATTCCTAACCTAGATGTGCTCACTAATGAAAACCTTCAAGCACTGCAGGAGGAAATAATACTAAGTTTttccataaaatagaaaaaagggaCATATTTTCCTATTCATTTTGTGATAGCCAAAATGACCTTGATACCAAACCCTGAGAAAGACCTTATGAGAAAGGAAAATGACAAGCCAGTATCTCTCAAACATAGAAGTTAAAATAGAATAGTTAGCAAATAGAATTCAGCAATATGTAAAGAGGATCATATATTCCAGAATTTCCTCATAATGTTTTCCAGTCCATTTCCTCCCAGCTCCACAGCAATCACTttagggctttttaaaaacatagttgAGATTACTTTGGCCTATTCTAGAGCATTAGATAATGGAGTTAGAACATATGCATTCTTTGGTGTCTGGCTTTCTTCATCCAGCACAATGTATATGAGTGAGATTCGTCTATATTGCATGGATTGGCAGTTTGTTACTTttcattgctgaatagtatttccTCATACGAATATGCAGTTGATTTTCATTATTCATCATAGTTACATCCTATAAAGTTGCTGAGTCTCTGTCACAACATTTTCATAAACACCTTacttaatatatattgttgattcattaacattgaactcacagcCAGCAGCACAATTACTCATGACTGAATGAAGCTTATCTGACACTTATCTAAGCTTGTTTTCTCCACAGGGCACATCCCAGCCTTGCTCTGAGAACACTCCATAGCACTTCAGCACTACACTTGGGAGCCACCTTGAATGgcaaaatcaccaacaaaaagcgCAAAAATGCCAAAAACATGGTGCTGATTAGATAGCTAAGAAGATGCTTGTTGACAGTTGAGAGCTGAAACAAGCAGGCAGGTTAGCCTTCTTTCAGCCTCAGGTGGAACACATGCATCCTATGCTCACATTTTTACTGCTCAGAACATCCATGCCCATGTCAAAAGCGTGGCAAATGGagatacaattaaaatttttttaaatatattttattgattttttacagagagaaagggagagggatagagagttagaaacatcgatgagagagaaacatcgaccagccgcctcctgcacacctcctactggggatgtgcccgcaaccaaggtacgtgcccttgaccggaatcgaacctgggacctttcagtccgcaggcagacgctctatccactgagccaaaccggtttggcgagATACAATTAAATTTTAACGAGCAGATGAATGCACAAATATGGGATCCATGAATAATGAGGCCTGACCGTATCATTCTCTCATTGATAGATATTTGTTTGGTGCCCATTGCTAGAATGAATTaaattgctatgaacattctaaTAGAAGTCTTTGTGAAGACAtatgctttttttcccttttttaaatctatttattcagtttctttctttttattgcttaaagtattacaaagagtattacatgggtctcctttttttttctccctttgacattcccccggcctcccctaccccccagtgtcttatgtccattggttatgcttatatgcatgcatccaagtccttcggttgatctcttaccccccttcccgcccctcaaccctccccagtcttccggctgtagtttgacagtctgtgtGATGAagacatatgcttttatttttcttaggtaAATACCtgggagtagaattgctggatcatagggtAGGGGTATATACTTAGCTTTAAAGAAATGCATGAACTTTTTCCAATGGGTTTTACTAGTTTACACCCCATCCTatgctggggttcttgttccagcatcaagaagggttcagcaatctggagaaggctgtgcgtagattaaataagagtccagagacgaagcataattttgaaaggcatttgggggtcagaggagcctagtttaaaggaaactaagatctaagttctAAGGTCTCAGGTCTAAGGTCTCCTTGTCTCAGTATCCCCTGCTTTTTATTAAgacaaattgtcctgaggtgaggcagagatatacactatAAAGGGAatacacaagcattgtcagaatggggaaattagcctatggctgttcaggtgtttggccagtaggaggcaataacatgtagattaagatgctctgagctgtctggcagccaagcaataatcccttttcaggtttggggaaatgccctcagccattcccagatgcagccctgctgtcatgctggaattggtttccgGCAATCCTACTTCTGAATTGTCTACTGGCGACTGTGGCCTTAGACAACAGTAGTAGGACATTAGATAAACTGAACCATACCTTGAATTAGGGAAGTTAGTTCTGTAATAAGGATTCTGAGAGGAAGAGTccatcctctttggattcctcatttgccatcagcctggcttcacATTTCTCAAGCAGTCATCACATGATCCAACACAGCTGCTGAGAGGCTCCCAGGCAGATGCTAGGAcagaggaggcctgggcagctggCAGCACAGTTCCCATGGGGATGAGGACCTCCGAGTCATTTCCTTACTTCACAGTATACTCACTGACTCCTGATATGTTAGTGGCATTCTGGGATCTGCACAGGGTTAGCATTGAAAGGAAATTTTCTGCAAATCCCTGCAGAAGGCTAGGGGGATGGTCCCAATATAATCTCCTTTCAAGAGATTATAAATTGACACAACTTTTCAGAGGAGAAATTGGTAACAGTGAATAAATTTAATAGGAAGATATAACTATACAAATGCACAGGCTTACATGTGTAGATATTTATTGCAGCATCATTTATGCTGTGAAAAACAATGTTTATCAGCAGGCTACTCATTAAGTAAATCATGGCTTTTTCATAAggtgaatatttatttaacaataacTTGAAATGTGAAATATATATGGGTGCTCACATGGGAAGGtttaatgcacacacacatatacatataacaAAAAGAAAGTAACAGGACAATATCTCTACTAAAATTGCAAGTAAAGATTATCTCGAGATATGTTGTGTATGCACAGAAAACTTCTGTATGGACACAATAGAAAGTCCTATTAGTGTACCTGTTGGAGATAGATCGGGAAAATCAGGCATTAGTGAGAAGGACgtttgcattttgttttatattcctctATACAATTTTAGTTTTTAACATGAATTGtgctaattttatataaaatggaaattgttttctaaatgcaaatattttaaatgttatttttctattttatctagCACCCCAGCCACCCTCATTTTTATATCCTACTTTTTGGGGTCAGTTCAGTATGTGGGTTCTTCAGTCTTTTCCTCTCATTCAAGCAGCTCAGGAAGATGCCCGGGTTGCATCTAAAGACCTAGATGGGAAAATATGGCTGAACAGCCGCAGCTGGAATGCATGCTTGTTGGAGAGTCTGGAATAGGCAGGGGCCTGAGCTGCTTGAGAGGTTGGTTTGGGTGGCAGATCCTCTATTTCTCTTACCAGGTTTCCCATAACTATGGTCAGAGAGTATCTGGTAGACGGAGAGCAGATCTCTGGGAAAGATGAGCTGAAAAACTTTTTGACAGAGGGTATTGGTGGCCACTGGGTTTTGGATGTGTGCTTTGGTGTCTTCTGCTTGAGAGTCCAGTAGGCTCTGCAGGGCTAATTGGCATCAGGGAGAGTCACACGAGGCAGCAGGGGGCTGGCCATTTACCACCTGGACTGTTAGCTGATAACCAGGATTTGGGGTCCAGGAGGAAGGCAGCCTGGGCACTGAGAAACTCCTGGTTGGGAGACATCAAATTTGCCCATTACAGAAACTTTTCCTCCTTCTAAAGTTGATTAGCCTCGGGAGGGGGGAGTGAAAGTTTCTCTGGCTTTCCCTCAATGGCATCCCTAGGGTTTCTCTGAACTTGACAAATTTAGTTCCTCAGTGAGTAACTCTCCTcggggacagagagaaggagagcaggagggagagagacagagggagacaaCTGGGTTCCCCACAGCactgttgccccccccccccgcccccgccacaaGTGAAGACAGTAGGAGCTGTTCTGGCCCACAGAGCAAGCTCGGCAGTAGCCCGGCAGCAGGTAGCCTGGGCTCATCCCTGGAGAGCCGTGCACCTTTCCAGGCAAGTCCCCTTCTCTGGAGGTGAGTGTCTCCCAAGGGTTCCTCTCCGTGAAAGTCAGAGTAGGAGCGGCTCAGGATGGGCAGTTCTTGGATTTGTTATTGTTCAGCACAAGGACATCTAGAGCGTAAGGCATGGACTAAAGGAGCTGCGGAGTGGATGACATATATCAGGTTCCTTCTCCACAGCAGCGAGCAGACTCTGCCCTTCTCAGTGCTGCTAATGAACACAGCGCTCTGCCACCACTCAGTacctgctctctccctcctccctttttcttttatgtctGCCATTTTGTAAGTGATCTCCAGGCAGGGACCACAGATTGACCGGACAATGCCTTAGTGAGGAGTGAAAAGAGCACCCTATCCTCTAACAGGAGAGAAAGCAGGTCAGGATGGATACCCTTTGTTTATCCATTGACTTGTTTGTGATTCATTCactgatttatttattgaataaacatgAAAACAGTGCATACTCTGTTCTTGGCACTGGAGATGTGACAGTGaataagaaagacaaagaaactccCTTAAGGTACTTCAATTTCAGCTGTTGATGAAAGCCAGTGAGCAGAAAATACAGCCTCATGAGCGGTCCAATATGAGTAAGGGCATGTGCTGTTTTAGAGAGGATGCCTGGGGAAGCGCCCATGGACTGGAGACATTCGATCAGTGACCTGCGCGTGGTGAGGGAAGGAGCCCAGAGATCCCAAATCAGTGCGATTCATTTGGTGTTTTGTTGACACTTCCCCTCATTTGTAGGTCTTTGACGAAAATGGATGAGCCTATATTCTTTGGAGACTTTTCCAAGCTTCTCTCTGGGACTCAGATCATGCCTGGTTGGTGATCAGGACAGCTTGCCTAGGACAGTAAGCCTGTCTCCTTGCCTGAACTAGAGATTTGAGACCAGGTGAAGTCAGAGTATGTTGCCTCTAAACTCTAGCTGCTTTCTTGTCTCCTGCTCCCAGGATGGAGGGCATGCTGGACAGATGGGAGTTGGGGATCAAAGTCCAAGCCTCCTCTGCACTCCTCTGGACCCCGACTCCCTCTGTCATCTGGTGGCAAGAAGGATCATAATCTCAGAGCTAGAGGTCACCAACTGGGAGCTGGTGATACTCTTCCTACTTGGAGGAGGCACATTCACTGAAGTGAGAGGTGGAGGATGGCTTTTTACCATAAGAATAAGGAGAAAGAAATGGATAATCCATTCCAGGGAGTCAGCTCCCCAGAAGTCAGGGCAAGACTCAATACTATGTCTCAAAATAATTCTTACGATAATGTCCTGAGTAGAACCCACCTCCCTGCCAGCAGCCCTACTAACAGGcagaaatgatgataaagaaGAGTGCAGTGAAAACATTAGGTGAACAGAAGGCAAATGGAGCCTACATTTAAAGGAAACACAGGAAAGAAGTAATCAAGTCTGGTGGGATTGGCTAGGAAGACTTCCTTGTAACTGCTGAGATGCAGCAGTTTGGCAGGGCATGGACATAACAGGTACAGAAGGGTGACTTAGGGCATTCAGGATGGAAGGGATGGTGGTAAAAATGAGCACCTATGCTCAGGGAACTAGACAGGTGGGAGGTGAGAGCAGAGTTGGAGGTAAGATGTCTAGTGAATTAAGGGACAGAGTGCATATTGGGGTGGGTGGGTTTTTATGCCTGGGATATGGTATTGGTGACTTTGTTCATCTTCTTGGACATATACATCTGTCTTCATATATTATATGTTTCTCATAAAACATTTAGCATCAATCTTATACAAAGAATAGTAGGAGATGagcccacttgatcatgatgggGAGCCTAAGAGCAGAGGAAATGTTTTCTGAAGTCTTTTGAAATTGTGaacatgttttctctctctttttctctagaTTTCATAAAGAGCAACAACACAGGACTAAATGTTGAAGAATTACTCTAGTGCCATTgatttttatctccttggtttCTATGGCTCCAAAGAACGACACAATATCCTCTTTgctgtcttcctcttcctctattCAGTGACATTAATGGGAAACATAGTCATCATTGTGACTGTCTGTGTTGATAAACGTCTGCAGTCCCCCATGTATTTTTTCCTTGGCCACCTCTCTGTCCTAGAGATCCTGATCACATCTGTTGCCGTTCCCTTGATGCTCTGGGGCTTGTTGCTCCCTGGGATGCAGGCTATATCTTTGACTGCCTGTGGTGCACAACTATACTTGTACCTTTCTTTGGGCACGTCGGAATTGGTATTACTGGGAGTGATGGCTGTGGACCGTTATGTGGCTGTGTGTAACCCTTTGAGATACAACATCATTATGAACAGCCACACCTGCATCTGGGTGGTAATTATGTCATGGGTGTTTGGGTTCCTTTTTCAAATCTGGCCAGTTTATGCCACGTTTCAGCTGACCTTCTGCAAATCGAATGTGTTAGACCATTTTTATTGTGATCGAGGGCAGCTACTCAGACTATCCTGTGATGACAGCCTTTTCACagagcttattctttttttaatggctgtCTTCATTATTGTTGGTTCTTTGATCCCTACAATTGTCTCCTACACTTACATCATCTCCACCATCCTCAAGATCCCCTCAGCCTCTGGCCGGAGG
This DNA window, taken from Myotis daubentonii chromosome 10, mMyoDau2.1, whole genome shotgun sequence, encodes the following:
- the LOC132211446 gene encoding olfactory receptor 9A1; its protein translation is MLKNYSSAIDFYLLGFYGSKERHNILFAVFLFLYSVTLMGNIVIIVTVCVDKRLQSPMYFFLGHLSVLEILITSVAVPLMLWGLLLPGMQAISLTACGAQLYLYLSLGTSELVLLGVMAVDRYVAVCNPLRYNIIMNSHTCIWVVIMSWVFGFLFQIWPVYATFQLTFCKSNVLDHFYCDRGQLLRLSCDDSLFTELILFLMAVFIIVGSLIPTIVSYTYIISTILKIPSASGRRKAFSTCASHFTVVVIGYGTCLFLYVKPKQTQAAEYNRVASVMVLVVTPFLNPFIFTLRNDKFIEAFRDVMKRCCHLLKG